One genomic window of Sporosarcina ureae includes the following:
- a CDS encoding HsmA family protein produces MSTLLMVASSAMVVALILYSIGVFGEKISGTIQFKHLIFFVGGLIFDTIGTTLMNRIATQDGGSTFGLHQITGGAALVLMAFHLVWAIWVYNKGDEKAKHQFHKFSLGVWTLWVISFVLGILLGIGVI; encoded by the coding sequence ATGAGTACATTATTAATGGTTGCATCGTCTGCAATGGTAGTCGCTCTCATTTTATATAGTATTGGCGTATTCGGTGAGAAAATCAGTGGTACGATTCAATTTAAACATCTAATATTCTTTGTAGGTGGGCTGATATTCGATACGATCGGCACTACGCTTATGAACCGAATTGCTACGCAAGATGGTGGTTCGACATTCGGACTTCATCAAATTACGGGTGGTGCCGCACTTGTATTAATGGCTTTTCACTTGGTATGGGCGATTTGGGTCTATAACAAAGGCGATGAAAAAGCGAAGCACCAATTTCACAAGTTTAGTTTAGGTGTATGGACGCTTTGGGTTATTTCATTTGTGCTAGGTATTTTGCTTGGGATTGGGGTAATTTGA
- a CDS encoding conserved phage C-terminal domain-containing protein — protein MIQYLNDKTGKQFKPQSAATRKFINGRIKEGYTQEDFIRVIDLKTKQWLNRPEFSAFLRPSTLFNATNFENYVNELVTSKKPKRHLPVAPVLDFSRGDE, from the coding sequence GTGATTCAGTACTTAAATGACAAAACCGGAAAACAGTTCAAACCACAATCCGCGGCCACCCGTAAATTCATCAACGGGCGAATTAAAGAAGGCTATACACAAGAAGATTTCATTCGTGTCATTGATCTAAAGACTAAGCAATGGTTGAACCGCCCTGAATTCAGCGCATTCCTGCGACCTTCCACGTTGTTTAATGCAACGAACTTTGAAAACTATGTCAATGAACTAGTAACGTCTAAGAAACCGAAAAGACACCTACCCGTTGCACCCGTGCTCGACTTCAGCAGAGGTGATGAGTAA
- a CDS encoding aspartate aminotransferase family protein has translation MSQNKVLSGIEEYKKMTPKSLEFSKTSKEVMPGGVTANIKFFEPYPLIMKKGSGAYLTDLDGNEYIDYLLSYGALMTGHGHPKVLEGIRNQLEEEGTLLFGTPHHLEVKMGQKIKELYPSIEKMRYTNSGTEATLLSIRMAYAYTEKYKIAKFEGHYHGGYDQVLLSVNPSVNEAGPAKRPNAIAESKGVDPYHKEHTVILPFNDLEATTEILTKHKDEIAAVILEPIQGGFIPAEQEFMDGLRVITEKLGILLIFDEVKTGFRLGLGGAQEIYGITPDLTTLGKVVGGGFPVGIIGGKKEIMEMSAPTAASDVFDNSQSKKSGAKDVLFHSGTYNGHPTILAAGLATIDVLEEEIQHVFKSTEQLKSGICDLFSQKGINVQTIGMGSIFNIIITEKENVHNYRDLQESNFALRKEIDYHLLTKGVYTKPLNRYSLSTVHGMKEIDKTLEAFKLTLNKLF, from the coding sequence ATGTCGCAAAATAAAGTTCTTTCCGGAATTGAAGAGTATAAAAAAATGACCCCTAAGTCGTTGGAGTTTTCGAAAACCTCAAAGGAAGTTATGCCAGGAGGTGTCACTGCGAATATTAAATTTTTTGAACCGTACCCACTTATAATGAAAAAAGGTTCTGGCGCATACCTGACAGACTTGGATGGAAACGAATATATAGATTATCTTCTATCCTATGGTGCATTGATGACAGGTCACGGACATCCTAAAGTATTAGAAGGAATTCGTAACCAGCTTGAAGAAGAGGGAACGTTACTATTTGGCACCCCACACCATTTGGAAGTCAAAATGGGGCAGAAGATTAAAGAATTGTATCCAAGTATTGAAAAGATGCGCTATACGAATTCAGGAACAGAAGCAACTTTACTTTCCATACGGATGGCATATGCTTATACAGAAAAGTATAAAATTGCGAAATTTGAAGGTCACTACCACGGAGGGTATGATCAGGTTTTACTTAGTGTGAATCCTTCCGTTAACGAAGCGGGACCGGCAAAGAGACCGAATGCTATTGCGGAGTCAAAAGGTGTAGATCCTTATCACAAGGAACATACTGTTATATTGCCTTTTAATGACTTGGAAGCAACAACAGAAATTTTAACGAAACATAAAGATGAAATCGCGGCTGTTATTTTAGAGCCGATACAGGGTGGATTCATTCCTGCTGAACAGGAATTTATGGATGGTTTGCGAGTAATTACTGAGAAACTAGGCATTCTTCTAATATTTGATGAAGTAAAGACAGGCTTTCGTTTGGGACTGGGTGGAGCACAGGAGATTTACGGTATTACACCCGATTTGACAACGTTGGGGAAAGTTGTTGGTGGAGGGTTCCCAGTAGGAATTATCGGCGGGAAGAAAGAAATAATGGAAATGAGCGCACCTACGGCAGCTTCAGATGTTTTCGATAATAGTCAAAGCAAAAAATCGGGAGCAAAAGATGTGCTATTCCATAGTGGTACTTACAATGGACATCCTACTATTCTTGCGGCCGGTTTGGCGACGATTGATGTGCTTGAAGAAGAAATTCAACATGTTTTCAAAAGTACAGAACAATTAAAATCCGGAATTTGTGACTTGTTTTCACAAAAAGGAATTAATGTACAAACGATAGGTATGGGGTCAATCTTCAATATTATTATTACAGAGAAAGAGAACGTTCATAATTATCGAGATTTACAAGAATCTAATTTCGCATTACGAAAGGAAATTGATTATCACTTATTAACTAAGGGAGTTTATACAAAGCCTCTCAATCGTTATAGTCTATCTACCGTTCATGGAATGAAAGAAATTGACAAGACGTTGGAAGCGTTTAAACTAACGTTGAATAAGTTATTTTAA
- a CDS encoding SDR family oxidoreductase, protein MRFKNKVAIVTGSGSGIGKMIAKKLVLEGAKVVVTDIDEATCKSSVEELRELGGEVTSIVGDVSNAKDVQNVVNKAILQFDKIDILVNNAGILKDAKIHDMKEESWDEVIDVCLKGTFLFSKYASLSMMEQKYGKIVNISSRAHLGNPGQANYSSAKAGIVGLTKSLAKELGRNNINVNAVAPGLIETAALRNHPKYEKIKELQKKDTPLQRVGLPEDVANAVLFLASDDASYVTGDLLHVTGGRFG, encoded by the coding sequence ATGCGTTTCAAAAATAAAGTTGCAATCGTCACAGGATCAGGAAGTGGAATAGGGAAGATGATTGCAAAAAAGCTCGTTTTAGAAGGAGCAAAAGTGGTTGTTACCGATATTGACGAGGCTACATGCAAATCATCAGTAGAAGAATTGAGAGAGTTAGGTGGCGAGGTAACGTCGATTGTTGGGGATGTATCTAATGCAAAGGATGTGCAGAATGTTGTAAATAAGGCAATTCTTCAATTTGATAAGATCGATATTTTAGTAAATAATGCAGGGATCTTAAAAGATGCGAAAATCCACGATATGAAAGAAGAGAGTTGGGACGAAGTTATTGACGTATGTTTGAAAGGTACATTTTTGTTTTCAAAGTACGCTTCACTCTCGATGATGGAACAAAAATACGGGAAGATTGTAAACATTTCTTCACGTGCTCATTTAGGAAATCCTGGCCAAGCAAACTATTCATCGGCTAAAGCAGGTATTGTTGGTTTAACAAAGTCACTCGCAAAAGAGTTAGGTAGAAATAATATAAATGTAAATGCGGTTGCACCGGGGTTGATTGAAACAGCAGCATTACGAAATCATCCGAAATATGAAAAAATCAAAGAATTACAGAAAAAGGATACACCTCTTCAGCGGGTTGGTTTACCCGAAGATGTTGCGAATGCGGTATTATTTCTTGCGTCCGACGATGCTTCATATGTCACAGGAGACTTGTTACATGTAACAGGTGGTAGGTTTGGCTAA
- a CDS encoding Zn-ribbon domain-containing OB-fold protein: MFDSDETIAVKDGMWRDTANGPLLIGSRCGNCGELLFPEKKNNFCPNCYESALTEVELSKEGVIKAFTIINERPTGEFYKGKVPYCYGVVTLPEGINILALFQDAEWENMKIGQNAKLIIEPLYEEEGTSVLTYKFSPIFDGELERGGKTIE; this comes from the coding sequence ATGTTCGATTCAGATGAAACGATTGCAGTAAAAGATGGAATGTGGAGAGATACAGCAAATGGTCCACTATTAATCGGGAGTAGATGTGGAAATTGCGGGGAGTTATTGTTTCCTGAAAAGAAAAACAACTTCTGTCCCAATTGTTATGAAAGCGCTTTAACGGAAGTGGAGCTTAGTAAAGAAGGGGTAATTAAAGCTTTTACGATAATTAATGAAAGACCAACAGGAGAGTTTTATAAGGGGAAAGTTCCATATTGTTATGGAGTAGTAACACTGCCAGAAGGGATTAATATTCTTGCTTTGTTTCAAGATGCGGAATGGGAAAATATGAAGATTGGTCAAAACGCTAAATTAATCATCGAACCATTATACGAAGAAGAAGGTACATCTGTTTTAACTTATAAATTCTCTCCGATATTTGACGGGGAATTAGAAAGAGGGGGGAAAACTATTGAGTGA